A stretch of DNA from Mucilaginibacter daejeonensis:
AAAGCTTGGGACCGTCGGGAAACCTTCCATGAGCTCACGTCTTTAAAGGCTTTCTTATATATCAGCATTAAGAACGCTTCGCTCGACCATATCGACAAGGAAAAAAGGCGAGCGCTTCGTATGTCCAATTTCTTTAGTGCCTATAACGAAATGGAAGCGGCTGTGATCGACAATATCATCCACACAGAAGTGATCAACGAGTTGCGGCAAGAGATAGATGCCCTTCCCGAACAATGCGCAAAGATCATGAAGATGTTGTATCTACTGGAGATGACGCCTGATGAGATCGCAGTAGAACTTAACATTTCCCGAAATACCGTTTACAGCCAGAAGCTGCGAGGGATATCGCTACTCAAAAAGCGATCGGCGACTTTTCAATTGGTCCTACTGGCCCTCCTGTTCACGAACTGATCGCCACTTTTGCCATCAGAACCTTATAAGAGGCAAGCGGGCTCGGATCACACTTAGGCCACCTGTCATTTTTTTGCCTGCTAAAGAGGAAGCCCTTTAAACTTTGCAAGAACATGGTCTGCTCCCATTGAAAAGTCCTTCCAAAGTTACCGCTAGACCGCACGTTGCTCTTTGTTACTGCTCGTTAATAAGATCTGTTGTTTACTAGGCAAACCACTGTAAATGTTAGGACTGGCTAATGGAGTAACAGCCTTCTCAAATTGAGTTGCTGATAGACCAAGCGGCATATGGAGGAAATGCCAAGGTGCTGTGTGCTTATACTCAGGCGAGTTGCGTAGCTCATCAGCCCACTTACTTACGTCTGCCATGCTCTTACCATCTAAAAGGTCAGCTACTGCTGCTTTAGCTTGTGGTGTTAGATGGCGTTCTGCCATGAGAGCTACAATGCGGTGACCGGTGAAACCCATGATATGATGAACAGACTCGTGATGAATATCAATGATAAAGCGATAGGTCGTTTCATGCTACTAAGTTAGCGATGCTCTCCGCATCATCAGAAGCTCTGAAACATTCCTGAAAGGAGTTTTCAACACACCTGTTGAGAAAAGGCATTGACGGGATCGTTTAAAGTCTATAGATTTGCTAATATTATTAGCAACTCAAGATGCGTAAGACACTCGTTAGTCCAAAGGAATTTATACAGTCAGGATTCACTTCACCAGCTGATGAGTATGCGGTACCCGATCTCAATCTTGATCAAAAGCTTAAACGCGATCCCGAAGCGACCTATCCTGCACGGATGGGTGGTACCGCAATGGAGAAGGCAGGGATACCTGATAACTCTTACTTGCTATTCGACAGAGGTGTTACCCCTAAGAACGGTGACATCGTGTACGTCTGGTACAGGCAGGATAAGCTCATACGCTTCTTTAAAAAGGTCGGTCAACAGGTCATATTGTACGCTGCTGACGTTAAAGTGCCGGAAATTATCGTTGAGGATGAACTAATACTCATAGGCGTGATCACCTGGTCGCTCAAGTGTCACTTACCGCGTGAGTTCCCAAATGTGAAGACATGGTAGCGATAGCAGATTGTGTGGGGTTCTATGCGGCCTATCACCAAAGTACAGAGCCGCACCTAAAGGGTGCACCAGTGGTCGCATTGAGTAACAACGACGGCTGTATCATTGCGCTTAGCCCCGAAGCAAAAGCCTTAGGGGCGGTAAGATGTTCCGCATGGTATATGGTGCAGGAGGAATACGAAGCCAAAGGATTTAGAGCCTTCAGTAGTAATTACCGAGAGTACCAAGCCATGAACAAACGGTTGATGAAGATCATGGCACGCTATGTACCCCGTTTGGAAACCTACAGTATCGATGAGTGCTGGATGGACCTTGCGGGCATAAACGACATTGAGGCCATCGTACCTAAGCTGATCAAGGATGTAAAGCAGCTTACAGGGATACAGATACGCATTGGAGTGGCACCGACCAAGACCTTAGCAAAGGTAGCGATCAACTTAGCCAAGACGACACCTGATAACTTCTGCATACTGGATAATAGTGACCGCATCCAGTCAGCGCTACGTTGTATCGCTATCGAAGACCTATGGAACGTTGGTGCGCAATATGCTGCGCTATTACATCGAAATGGTATCCGTACAGCTGCTCGTCTATCGGTCACACCAGAGTATTGGGTAAGAAAGAAAATGACCGTGTTAGGCTGGCGTACCTTGCAGGAACTGAACGGTATCCCTTGTTTGGACCTCGTTGAGGTGATGAACCCCAAAAAGAACATTGGTGTAGGTCGTTCCTTCAAAAAGACCACCTCTGATGAGCAAACGTTGGTCGATGCAGCTACTTACTATAGCTTTCGGTTATCAGAGAAGCTGAGGGAAGAGAAATTGGTTGCGACCGTCTTACAAATTAAACTGCGCACCAACAAATGGCGGGTCGACACCGCACAGCATCAGCCATGCATGGTCTTTCATTTGGACAAAGGCATAAGCAATGGCTTAGATATCACCAAGCATGCTCAACAGGCTGTGCGTTCGATCGTTGCAGCTAACCGTAAAAGCAGAGCACAGTACAAGTACATGAAATTTGAGATCAATGCGAGTGGACTTGTGCCGGAGGATGAGAACCAGATCCTCATTGGCGACCAGTTCGATGCTGGTGCCAAGAACCGATTGAGCCGGGCTATTGATATGATCAACCTGCAATTAGGTAAGGGTAAGGTATGCTTTGCTAACAACCTGAGTGCATGGAAGCAGGACACGAAGGACAAGTACATCATGAGGCAGGAGTACAAGACGCCCAATTATTTCACGGACTGGAATGAGGCACCGATACTACACTGATGCTATTTGAGAGTTTCAATATCACTATCTCTTACAGGAATATGGCCTGTGAGTTCGAGATCAGGGAGCGGTACGGTGACCCGATGGTTCGCGCATTCGAGATCGTGCAGGGTGGTATCGCTATCCTGCTTTTGACTTTTAAAGAATACAAATGGTGCATGTCTATCATCAGCGGGCTACACCCAGTAGTGAAACAGGATGTTAAAGACCTTGTTAGTGAAGAGTTGAAGGAAACGTTAGGAACAGCTATAACACTTCATTACCAGTTGTTCACTAACAATAAGATCAAAAAGACAGCTTAACGATATCGGTATGTGCGGAAGAGTAGAGTTCAGCAATAGTGCAGTGGTCGCAGAGCGATTAGGTGTCAAGGACAGCGATGTAGCTCGTGAAGGGGATAATAATGCTTTTCCTTATAAGGGAACGTTTCTATTTGGTCTGGTAGACAAGGCACCTGATGTGTTAAGGCATTTGCACTGGCCGTTAATACCGTCTTGGTGTACGACCTATCCCGAGTACCAGACCTCGAACGCCCGAAGTGAGGATATGCACAACAAGGCATCCTTCAAGCACCTATTAGGGCAACGTCATTGTGTGATCGCGGTCGATGGCTTCTATGAATGGAAAGGCAAGGGCAAGGACAAAGTGCCATATCACTTCAGCATGGCCGATGGTAGTATGATGATGTATGCAGGGCTATGGGATTACAATACCAAACTGGAAGCACCTGTGTTAAGCTGCACCATTATCACACGTGAACCGAACGAGATCATTGGAGAGATACATGACCGTATGCCGGTGATCTTGACGCTTGAACAGGTGAAGATATGGCTGGACAGAGAGTTGCCATACAGCGAACGTGCCAAGGTGTTACAGCCGATCGAGAATAGCGCCCTCATCAGGCGTGTGGTCGGTAAGAGCGTCAATGGTGCCGGTAACAAGTCAGGTGA
This window harbors:
- a CDS encoding Y-family DNA polymerase, producing MVAIADCVGFYAAYHQSTEPHLKGAPVVALSNNDGCIIALSPEAKALGAVRCSAWYMVQEEYEAKGFRAFSSNYREYQAMNKRLMKIMARYVPRLETYSIDECWMDLAGINDIEAIVPKLIKDVKQLTGIQIRIGVAPTKTLAKVAINLAKTTPDNFCILDNSDRIQSALRCIAIEDLWNVGAQYAALLHRNGIRTAARLSVTPEYWVRKKMTVLGWRTLQELNGIPCLDLVEVMNPKKNIGVGRSFKKTTSDEQTLVDAATYYSFRLSEKLREEKLVATVLQIKLRTNKWRVDTAQHQPCMVFHLDKGISNGLDITKHAQQAVRSIVAANRKSRAQYKYMKFEINASGLVPEDENQILIGDQFDAGAKNRLSRAIDMINLQLGKGKVCFANNLSAWKQDTKDKYIMRQEYKTPNYFTDWNEAPILH
- a CDS encoding LexA family protein; protein product: MRKTLVSPKEFIQSGFTSPADEYAVPDLNLDQKLKRDPEATYPARMGGTAMEKAGIPDNSYLLFDRGVTPKNGDIVYVWYRQDKLIRFFKKVGQQVILYAADVKVPEIIVEDELILIGVITWSLKCHLPREFPNVKTW
- a CDS encoding S1/P1 nuclease, whose product is MGFTGHRIVALMAERHLTPQAKAAVADLLDGKSMADVSKWADELRNSPEYKHTAPWHFLHMPLGLSATQFEKAVTPLASPNIYSGLPSKQQILLTSSNKEQRAV
- a CDS encoding RNA polymerase sigma factor, which produces MSELLYCDSDDELLSKFRIGDEKALNQIFSKLYGGLCFFASRFTTDIGIAEELTIDVFQKAWDRRETFHELTSLKAFLYISIKNASLDHIDKEKRRALRMSNFFSAYNEMEAAVIDNIIHTEVINELRQEIDALPEQCAKIMKMLYLLEMTPDEIAVELNISRNTVYSQKLRGISLLKKRSATFQLVLLALLFTN
- a CDS encoding SOS response-associated peptidase gives rise to the protein MCGRVEFSNSAVVAERLGVKDSDVAREGDNNAFPYKGTFLFGLVDKAPDVLRHLHWPLIPSWCTTYPEYQTSNARSEDMHNKASFKHLLGQRHCVIAVDGFYEWKGKGKDKVPYHFSMADGSMMMYAGLWDYNTKLEAPVLSCTIITREPNEIIGEIHDRMPVILTLEQVKIWLDRELPYSERAKVLQPIENSALIRRVVGKSVNGAGNKSGDWFDAKDEDGTCLF